The Chloroflexota bacterium genome window below encodes:
- a CDS encoding FadR/GntR family transcriptional regulator: MNPGSPFRAVGTKENLVDQVVLEIEGLIVQGDLAPETRLPPERELAEQLGVSRTVVREAVGILVAKGLLETQHGVGTQVRQLTSQQVMEPLGLYLRAHGSGTISFHDLHQVRSILEVETGGLAACQATDGELAHLRAIFESMEAAQADVELLAVHDTEFHRAIAAMTHNPLLIVLMDSIRDLLYEYIALVTVFLDPWKDNIPHHRRLLERIEARDAEGARQAMRDNLEQMRKNTERYAQLAAPVVDREGC; this comes from the coding sequence ATGAACCCAGGCAGCCCGTTTCGGGCAGTCGGAACAAAAGAAAACCTGGTTGACCAGGTAGTCCTGGAAATCGAAGGGCTGATCGTCCAGGGTGACCTGGCACCGGAAACGCGACTGCCCCCGGAAAGGGAACTTGCCGAACAACTCGGCGTCAGCCGTACCGTCGTGCGTGAGGCGGTGGGCATCCTTGTAGCCAAGGGCTTATTGGAAACACAACACGGCGTCGGTACCCAGGTCCGGCAGCTGACCAGCCAACAGGTGATGGAGCCCCTGGGTCTCTACTTGCGAGCCCACGGAAGCGGAACGATTTCCTTTCACGACCTTCACCAGGTGCGGTCGATACTGGAGGTAGAGACTGGTGGCCTTGCCGCCTGCCAGGCCACCGACGGAGAATTAGCCCACCTCAGGGCAATCTTCGAAAGCATGGAAGCGGCTCAGGCCGACGTCGAACTGCTGGCGGTCCACGACACCGAGTTCCACAGGGCAATCGCAGCAATGACCCACAATCCTCTCTTGATCGTCCTGATGGACTCCATCCGCGACCTCCTGTACGAATACATTGCATTGGTGACGGTCTTTCTCGATCCCTGGAAAGACAACATCCCCCATCACAGACGGCTGCTCGAACGAATCGAAGCACGTGATGCCGAGGGAGCCCGGCAGGCCATGCGCGACAATCTTGAGCAGATGCGAAAAAATACGGAGCGATACGCCCAGCTGGCCGCGCCAGTCGTAGACAGGGAGGGATGCTGA
- a CDS encoding Gfo/Idh/MocA family oxidoreductase, with product MSDKLRFAVLGTGFWSHYQIPAWFEVGGVELVAVWNRTHSRALAVAEKFGVPQVYRDAETLFQQEQLDFVDIITEVAAHAALVELAAQYGVPVICQKPMAPDYQTAQQMVAVCRDAGVSLFVHENYRWQHPIREVKRVIDEGQIGKPFRGRFQFLHALAPFVWDNQPLLKTLPRLIVADQGSHQFDLARFFFGEAQSIYCQHSRVRDDILAEDVASALLRMGDIICSVDMSFVSKVAWEHFPEEIIFIEGELGTVELKADFWIHLTRDGGTRVWRIPPPHYAWADPAYDVNHASMVPIHQDFLRAFRSGEPPENTGEDNLKTMQLVYAAYESAARNQVVSLDEYGVGSS from the coding sequence ATGTCCGATAAGTTGAGGTTTGCGGTGCTTGGCACCGGTTTCTGGTCACACTACCAGATCCCGGCCTGGTTTGAGGTCGGTGGTGTGGAGTTGGTCGCGGTCTGGAATCGAACCCACAGCAGAGCGCTGGCGGTGGCCGAAAAGTTTGGCGTGCCACAGGTCTACCGGGATGCCGAAACCCTGTTCCAACAGGAGCAGCTGGATTTTGTCGATATCATCACCGAAGTGGCAGCCCATGCTGCCCTGGTGGAACTGGCAGCCCAGTATGGGGTGCCGGTTATCTGCCAAAAACCGATGGCACCTGACTACCAGACTGCACAGCAGATGGTGGCCGTCTGCAGAGATGCAGGTGTTTCCTTGTTTGTACACGAAAACTATCGCTGGCAACACCCCATTCGCGAGGTCAAACGGGTCATCGACGAGGGCCAGATCGGCAAGCCGTTCCGGGGCAGGTTTCAATTCCTTCATGCCCTGGCGCCTTTCGTCTGGGATAATCAGCCATTGCTCAAGACACTGCCTCGTTTGATCGTGGCCGATCAGGGCAGCCACCAGTTCGACCTGGCGCGCTTCTTTTTCGGCGAGGCCCAGAGCATCTACTGCCAGCATTCCCGGGTGCGGGATGATATCCTGGCAGAGGATGTAGCTTCGGCCCTGCTGCGAATGGGTGACATCATCTGTAGCGTGGACATGAGTTTCGTCAGCAAGGTCGCCTGGGAGCACTTTCCCGAAGAAATCATTTTCATCGAGGGAGAATTGGGAACCGTGGAATTGAAGGCAGATTTCTGGATCCATCTGACCAGGGACGGTGGCACCCGGGTCTGGCGCATTCCTCCCCCCCACTATGCCTGGGCCGACCCTGCTTACGATGTGAACCACGCCAGCATGGTGCCGATTCACCAGGATTTCCTGCGGGCGTTTCGCTCGGGTGAACCGCCCGAAAACACTGGCGAGGACAATCTGAAAACGATGCAATTGGTGTATGCCGCCTACGAGTCGGCGGCGCGGAACCAGGTTGTCAGTTTGGATGAGTACGGAGTAGGGAGCTCTTAG
- a CDS encoding cyclase family protein: protein MFNQVSIPTGRIVDLTHVLHPFKEQYTLEISQRDQRKGSEGDIMKTVYMWSHVGTHVEAPLHFVEDGGDTASLTIENLMGPAIVLDFRHKGVNEAITLEEMQDAGNIQVGDRVLTMTGRHTQYRTPTSHDRPYITEEAVRWLVENRKINCLGTDSSGFEVRGVSHHPNHRLTMNAGVPIIECLTNLTELQQQRIFLIALPWPVVGLDSCPVRAIAIEPEA, encoded by the coding sequence ATGTTCAACCAGGTCAGCATTCCGACAGGCAGGATCGTAGATCTTACCCACGTTCTGCATCCCTTCAAAGAACAATATACGCTGGAGATTTCCCAGCGCGATCAACGCAAGGGTTCCGAAGGCGATATCATGAAGACTGTGTACATGTGGTCCCATGTCGGGACGCATGTGGAAGCACCCCTGCACTTTGTCGAAGATGGCGGCGACACTGCCAGTCTCACCATTGAAAACCTGATGGGCCCGGCCATCGTCCTGGATTTCCGCCACAAGGGCGTCAACGAAGCAATCACGCTGGAGGAAATGCAGGACGCCGGCAATATCCAGGTTGGAGACCGCGTGTTGACTATGACGGGTCGCCACACCCAGTATCGAACGCCAACCTCCCACGATCGTCCTTATATCACCGAAGAGGCGGTACGATGGCTGGTGGAGAATCGAAAAATCAACTGCCTGGGCACCGATAGTTCCGGTTTCGAGGTACGCGGTGTCAGCCATCATCCCAACCACCGCCTGACCATGAACGCCGGCGTACCTATCATCGAATGCCTGACCAACCTGACCGAATTGCAGCAGCAGCGGATCTTCCTGATCGCTCTGCCATGGCCGGTCGTAGGCCTCGACTCGTGTCCGGTGCGCGCCATAGCCATTGAGCCGGAGGCTTAG
- a CDS encoding dual specificity protein phosphatase produces MSEPSDLSLFHRLFDKSYPAIRFFYERVMGHVWFSQITPQLWLGGAPTYKRDYQVLLEYGISAVLNVRAERADETFFYDQHDITHVRYLVPDVSIPDEKILSEAVDWIKSQVEDDRVVLVHCAKGRGRSATLLAAYLMREEGMTFDQANELLKTKRSLTKLQSRHRQVLEGWMETQQQGGSK; encoded by the coding sequence ATGAGTGAGCCCTCTGATCTCAGCCTTTTTCATCGGCTGTTCGACAAATCATATCCTGCTATCCGTTTCTTTTACGAAAGGGTCATGGGTCACGTCTGGTTCAGCCAGATCACGCCACAGCTCTGGTTGGGTGGCGCGCCCACCTACAAACGTGACTACCAGGTACTGCTGGAGTATGGTATCAGCGCCGTGCTAAACGTACGGGCCGAACGGGCCGATGAAACCTTCTTTTATGATCAGCACGACATTACCCACGTGCGCTACCTGGTGCCCGATGTTTCGATACCGGACGAGAAAATCCTTAGCGAGGCGGTCGATTGGATCAAATCCCAGGTGGAGGATGATCGGGTTGTTCTGGTTCACTGCGCGAAAGGCCGGGGTCGGTCTGCGACCCTGCTGGCCGCCTATCTGATGCGTGAAGAGGGCATGACCTTCGACCAGGCCAATGAGCTGTTGAAGACCAAACGCTCCCTGACCAAGTTGCAGTCGCGACATCGCCAGGTTTTAGAGGGATGGATGGAGACGCAGCAGCAAGGGGGAAGTAAATAA
- a CDS encoding SDR family NAD(P)-dependent oxidoreductase — protein MDLQGKVALVTGASKGIGREIARVLASKGMAVAVAARSREVEQTAETLQTAGYQSIAIRADVSQKTAVERMVAQTEDRLGPLWLLVNNAGALRTGPTADMSEADWDTCFDVDAKGVFLCSQAAIRRMIPRSGGRIVNISSIAGIIAREKQIGYCSAKAAVNHFTRCLAVEMAPHGITVNAVCPGMTWTEMLAESAVDRNLDLDAMTALIPAGKMADPSDHAHLVAYFASEDAGHVSGQVVSVDGAQSLYMPLMAQRIG, from the coding sequence ATGGATCTGCAAGGCAAGGTAGCGTTGGTAACAGGTGCCAGCAAAGGGATTGGCCGCGAGATCGCCCGGGTGCTTGCCTCGAAGGGCATGGCCGTGGCAGTGGCCGCACGCTCCAGGGAGGTCGAGCAGACCGCCGAAACCCTCCAGACCGCAGGCTATCAGTCCATCGCCATCCGCGCCGACGTCAGCCAAAAAACCGCTGTCGAGCGCATGGTGGCACAAACTGAAGATCGGCTGGGTCCCCTGTGGCTGCTTGTCAACAACGCAGGCGCCCTGCGCACCGGACCTACCGCGGATATGAGCGAAGCCGACTGGGACACCTGCTTCGATGTGGACGCCAAGGGGGTATTCCTCTGTTCACAGGCTGCCATCCGGCGCATGATACCCCGATCCGGCGGGAGAATCGTAAACATATCGTCTATTGCCGGAATCATCGCCCGCGAAAAGCAGATCGGCTATTGTTCCGCCAAGGCTGCTGTCAATCACTTCACCCGTTGCCTGGCAGTAGAAATGGCACCTCACGGGATTACCGTCAACGCCGTCTGCCCGGGAATGACCTGGACAGAGATGCTCGCAGAATCGGCGGTCGACCGCAACCTCGATCTGGACGCCATGACGGCCCTCATCCCAGCCGGCAAGATGGCAGATCCAAGCGACCATGCCCATCTGGTCGCTTATTTTGCCTCAGAAGACGCAGGGCACGTTAGCGGTCAGGTTGTCAGCGTCGATGGCGCTCAAAGCCTGTACATGCCTCTGATGGCGCAAAGGATCGGCTGA
- a CDS encoding glucose 1-dehydrogenase, whose product MRLKDKVAIVTGAGAGMGRAVATGYAKEGARLVLADIKRNLCRETASIIQDAGGVATFIMTDVTQFAGVQAMVDVAIQRFGRVDILYNNAGIQFMRADSRAHELSEDIWDRTVAVNLKGSWLCAKAVIPFMLQQGGGSIILVGSPTGYRACAPGYTAYSASKGGVIGLTRIMAIDYARDNIRVNSLCPGTTETPMISAVLEDEGVPQRLAEAIPMGRIGQPEDVVGLAVFLASDESSFCTGGFYVVDGGMTAM is encoded by the coding sequence ATGAGATTGAAGGATAAAGTAGCCATCGTTACTGGCGCAGGCGCAGGAATGGGTCGAGCTGTAGCCACTGGCTATGCGAAAGAGGGCGCCAGACTGGTGCTTGCTGACATCAAGCGGAACCTCTGCCGCGAGACAGCTTCGATCATCCAGGATGCCGGCGGCGTAGCCACCTTCATCATGACCGATGTCACGCAATTCGCCGGTGTGCAGGCCATGGTTGACGTGGCCATTCAACGATTCGGCAGGGTCGATATTCTCTACAACAATGCCGGTATCCAGTTTATGCGCGCCGATAGTCGGGCCCACGAGCTGTCCGAGGATATTTGGGACCGCACGGTTGCCGTGAATCTGAAGGGTTCATGGCTTTGCGCCAAGGCCGTTATCCCGTTTATGCTTCAGCAAGGCGGAGGGTCCATCATCCTCGTCGGGTCTCCGACCGGCTATCGCGCCTGCGCTCCAGGGTACACCGCTTACAGCGCCAGCAAAGGTGGCGTGATCGGGCTGACACGGATCATGGCCATAGATTATGCCCGCGACAACATTCGGGTCAACTCTCTTTGTCCCGGCACCACCGAAACGCCGATGATCTCCGCCGTGCTCGAGGACGAGGGGGTCCCGCAACGCCTGGCCGAAGCCATTCCCATGGGCCGAATCGGCCAGCCCGAAGATGTGGTGGGTCTGGCGGTGTTCCTCGCCTCCGACGAGTCCAGTTTTTGCACTGGCGGTTTCTACGTGGTGGATGGTGGCATGACTGCAATGTGA
- a CDS encoding zinc-binding dehydrogenase — translation MKALVKERPGPGLWLRDLPRPGIEHPNDVLFKVAYCAICVGEVKVYDWNEWAANDSTLKLPTVLGHEVSGVVAEVGNAVKRFQPGDRIVVDPLIHCGHCFLCRKGATNMCLEREIYGKQRGAFAEYGVLPEGSLCRMPDSLGMAEGALLENLGIAVHAVEVEPHDPGDTAVVVGCGPIGILAGQTLAAYGATVILTDLSAPRLELATTIGAGTVVDASREDPVARVQAMTDGRGADFVIEAAATQSGLEQALALVRNAGTVVTIGTFDAPVSINPFFALTRREIKLFGTMGRTWETWRRMVQLVEAGMINLKPLISHVLPLEEYERGFELVRSSETMKVLFEL, via the coding sequence ATGAAGGCCCTCGTGAAAGAGCGGCCGGGGCCCGGGCTTTGGCTGCGAGACCTTCCAAGGCCCGGCATCGAACATCCCAACGACGTTCTGTTCAAGGTCGCGTACTGCGCCATCTGCGTGGGCGAGGTCAAGGTCTACGATTGGAACGAGTGGGCCGCCAACGATTCGACATTGAAGCTGCCCACAGTACTGGGCCACGAGGTATCGGGTGTTGTGGCCGAGGTTGGCAATGCCGTCAAGCGCTTCCAACCGGGCGACCGCATCGTAGTCGATCCACTGATCCATTGCGGCCATTGTTTTCTCTGCCGCAAAGGTGCCACCAACATGTGTTTGGAACGGGAAATCTACGGCAAACAACGGGGAGCCTTCGCCGAATACGGGGTGCTTCCCGAGGGGTCGCTCTGCAGAATGCCCGACAGCCTGGGGATGGCCGAGGGTGCGCTGCTGGAGAACCTGGGTATCGCCGTCCACGCGGTCGAAGTCGAGCCCCACGATCCAGGCGACACCGCCGTAGTGGTCGGCTGTGGACCCATTGGAATCCTGGCAGGCCAGACGCTGGCAGCCTATGGCGCCACCGTGATCCTGACCGATCTGTCAGCGCCCCGTCTCGAGCTGGCCACAACGATCGGTGCTGGCACCGTGGTCGATGCCAGCCGGGAGGATCCCGTCGCCAGGGTTCAGGCGATGACCGATGGGCGGGGCGCTGACTTCGTAATCGAAGCAGCAGCCACACAATCGGGACTGGAACAGGCCCTGGCTCTGGTTCGCAATGCCGGTACTGTGGTCACGATCGGCACCTTCGATGCACCGGTGTCAATCAATCCCTTCTTCGCCTTGACCCGCCGCGAGATCAAGCTATTTGGCACCATGGGCCGCACGTGGGAGACCTGGCGGCGCATGGTACAGCTGGTGGAGGCAGGAATGATCAATCTGAAGCCGCTCATCAGCCATGTCTTGCCACTGGAGGAATATGAGCGTGGATTTGAACTGGTCCGGTCGAGTGAGACGATGAAGGTTCTGTTTGAGTTGTGA
- a CDS encoding zinc-binding alcohol dehydrogenase family protein, translating into MRAFIINGPFDSMIGSWEKPVPGPREVLVEVGAAGICAGDLYAYTGKNPYVIYPMICGHEIAGQAVEVGNRVEELIPGTQVVVEPFIGCGECYPCRIGKSNCCANLRIIGAHLPGGYAEYLTAPVELIHPVPPGLSLSEASFAEPVAIGVQACRRGGVGSENVLVLGTGPIGLSVIEVARARGARVLATDIVPERLRTAAEFGADTVLADANLLETVLDRTDGEGFPVVIEATGSPRVMEQTVDLVAAGGRIVILGLVKQGTTVSLPALDFTRKEMTILGSRASVDCFPEALELMAAGAITYPRVATEFNLWDAPQVFKAMTENPGMVQKGILVRDDL; encoded by the coding sequence ATGCGCGCTTTCATCATCAATGGCCCTTTCGACTCAATGATCGGCAGCTGGGAAAAACCTGTTCCTGGACCCCGAGAGGTCCTGGTCGAGGTCGGGGCAGCAGGAATCTGTGCTGGCGATCTCTACGCGTACACGGGCAAAAACCCCTACGTCATCTACCCCATGATCTGTGGACATGAAATCGCTGGACAAGCAGTTGAGGTTGGCAACCGTGTCGAGGAGTTGATTCCAGGAACGCAGGTGGTCGTCGAACCCTTCATCGGCTGCGGCGAGTGCTATCCCTGCCGCATCGGCAAGTCCAATTGCTGTGCCAATCTACGCATCATCGGAGCCCATCTTCCAGGCGGATATGCCGAGTATCTGACAGCGCCGGTTGAACTGATACATCCGGTGCCACCTGGCCTGTCGTTGTCCGAAGCCTCCTTTGCCGAGCCGGTCGCCATCGGCGTGCAGGCCTGTCGTCGCGGCGGCGTGGGTAGCGAGAATGTGCTGGTGCTGGGTACAGGGCCTATCGGCCTGTCCGTGATCGAGGTGGCCCGGGCCCGCGGCGCCAGGGTCCTGGCGACAGATATCGTGCCCGAACGCCTGAGGACTGCCGCCGAATTTGGTGCGGATACAGTTCTGGCTGACGCCAACTTGCTGGAAACTGTGCTGGACCGAACCGACGGCGAGGGTTTCCCTGTGGTGATTGAAGCCACCGGTAGCCCCCGGGTCATGGAACAAACCGTCGACCTGGTAGCCGCCGGTGGGCGAATCGTGATCCTTGGCCTGGTTAAACAGGGGACAACCGTCAGCCTGCCCGCCCTCGATTTCACCCGCAAGGAGATGACCATCCTTGGATCCCGGGCGTCGGTAGACTGTTTTCCGGAGGCATTGGAGCTGATGGCGGCGGGGGCAATCACCTATCCCCGCGTGGCGACCGAGTTCAACCTCTGGGACGCACCCCAGGTCTTCAAAGCCATGACGGAAAACCCGGGCATGGTTCAGAAAGGGATTCTGGTGCGAGACGATCTTTGA
- a CDS encoding SDR family oxidoreductase, which produces MSSFVERLFSLGGKTALLTGASGGIGQVLAGALADAGATVGVHGRDLGRVRIACDMVEQAGQKAVPLVADVADVDACRHLVDDLVAATGRLDILINCAATNRRKPISEVTEEDWEIITAVNLRSVFFLSQAAHAIMRSQGGGKIIHVGSINITFALDTVSVYGASKGGMAQLTKAMAVEWAPDNIQINCISPGFMLTPLSRPLWQDEEKARWFRQRIPARRPGNPSDLVGVTLLLASNASSYITGQNIIIDGGFEAGGSWLRDIDA; this is translated from the coding sequence ATGAGCTCGTTTGTTGAGAGACTTTTTTCTTTGGGCGGCAAGACAGCCCTGCTCACCGGCGCCTCAGGCGGTATCGGACAAGTGCTGGCAGGGGCATTGGCTGATGCAGGCGCAACCGTCGGCGTACACGGCCGCGATCTCGGACGGGTGCGAATCGCCTGCGACATGGTCGAGCAAGCCGGTCAAAAGGCCGTGCCACTGGTCGCGGACGTGGCCGATGTCGATGCTTGCCGCCATCTCGTGGACGACCTGGTCGCAGCCACCGGCCGCCTCGATATCCTGATCAACTGCGCGGCTACCAATCGCCGCAAGCCAATTTCCGAAGTCACCGAGGAGGACTGGGAGATCATCACGGCGGTCAATCTGCGTAGCGTCTTCTTCCTGAGCCAGGCTGCCCACGCGATCATGCGCTCTCAGGGTGGCGGCAAGATTATCCATGTCGGGTCGATCAACATTACCTTTGCCCTTGACACTGTTTCCGTCTATGGCGCCAGCAAGGGAGGAATGGCTCAGCTGACCAAGGCGATGGCGGTGGAATGGGCACCGGATAACATCCAGATCAACTGCATCTCGCCTGGTTTCATGCTGACTCCCCTCTCCCGGCCGCTCTGGCAAGATGAGGAAAAAGCACGCTGGTTCCGACAGCGGATTCCTGCACGGCGCCCGGGGAACCCATCGGATTTGGTTGGTGTCACGTTGCTGCTCGCCTCCAACGCCTCCTCCTACATCACCGGCCAAAACATCATCATCGACGGTGGTTTTGAAGCTGGTGGATCGTGGCTACGCGACATTGACGCGTAA
- a CDS encoding phosphoglycerate dehydrogenase, which translates to MTERKWRVLIGSRSFGKRIPEHITQLKQAGCEVIPNSVGRAYRAEELLEILPGMDAIITGTDELTAEVIDAAVSLRTIAKHGVGLETIDLDAAQARGIVVSATPGTNHHSVADLTMALLLAVARGVVRSHNDVCQGGWQAVYGMELQDKKMGVVGLGRIGKQVCLRARSFGMTVLAFDPYPDSAWAAENGVTFASLAELIAQADVVSLHAAVEMIDGPLIGASELDMMKPTAILVNTARGALVDEEALVTALQEGQIAGAGLDAFVTEPPVDSPLLDLNNVVLTAHLGGRTVDAQRKQGKMCLENCLRALRGDEPLYRVV; encoded by the coding sequence ATGACCGAAAGAAAATGGCGAGTGCTGATCGGCTCTCGTTCCTTTGGAAAACGAATTCCCGAGCATATCACACAACTCAAACAAGCTGGCTGCGAGGTCATCCCTAACAGCGTCGGACGAGCCTACCGGGCCGAGGAATTGCTTGAGATTCTGCCCGGCATGGACGCCATCATCACCGGCACCGATGAACTCACGGCCGAGGTGATCGACGCGGCCGTGAGTTTACGCACGATTGCCAAACATGGCGTAGGATTGGAGACCATCGATCTGGATGCAGCCCAGGCCCGAGGCATTGTCGTTTCCGCCACGCCGGGCACCAACCATCACTCGGTAGCAGACCTGACCATGGCCCTGTTGCTGGCTGTGGCACGTGGTGTGGTGCGCAGCCACAACGATGTTTGCCAGGGTGGTTGGCAGGCAGTCTATGGCATGGAATTGCAGGACAAAAAAATGGGAGTCGTCGGGCTGGGACGAATCGGCAAGCAAGTCTGCTTGCGGGCACGATCCTTTGGCATGACCGTTCTGGCCTTCGACCCTTACCCGGATTCTGCATGGGCGGCCGAAAATGGGGTTACTTTCGCGTCTCTTGCCGAGCTGATCGCTCAAGCCGACGTTGTGTCGCTGCACGCGGCAGTCGAAATGATCGATGGGCCACTGATTGGAGCCAGCGAGCTGGACATGATGAAACCAACGGCAATACTGGTCAATACCGCCCGCGGCGCGCTGGTGGACGAAGAGGCGCTGGTCACTGCTCTTCAGGAAGGTCAGATTGCAGGAGCCGGCCTGGACGCCTTTGTCACGGAACCCCCGGTCGACAGTCCCCTGCTCGACCTCAATAACGTCGTGCTCACCGCTCACCTGGGCGGCCGTACCGTCGACGCCCAGCGCAAGCAAGGGAAAATGTGCCTGGAAAACTGCCTGCGGGCGCTGCGTGGCGACGAACCGCTGTACCGGGTGGTCTAG
- the groEL gene encoding chaperonin GroEL, producing MPRGKPQRVVFQPNTYRGFQRGANQIVNAVRPTLGPRSRTVVIQRELDDKTPEMLDDGGTIVKRIIALADRDEDVGAMFVREMLWRLHDEVGDGTAAAAVLFQSIYNQGIRYLASGGNARILEKHLTEGLQIILDQLGGMTEPVSGKQQLAHLAETICYDPAMARLLGEIFDIIGEFGRLEIRKGRTRDMRREYVEGMYWERGLMSRQMITDHARTRSELQNPHILISDLQIDDPAQLLPLLEMAKRENIKGLLIVAGKISDNALSILLANRQEEGFQPVAVTTPGYGVEAQLWALEDLAILTGGRSFIQVAGDTFDGVQPEDLGNARRAWADLKNFGIIGGGGGARALRNHIATVRASYDNTKNLVLVDKLRERIGKLLGGSATLWVGANTELEVDFRKAVADRTAAAMRTAMLDGIVPGGGVALLACRPALRERLQQSESVDERAAFQILIKALEAPIRAILQNAGLDASDVMADIRLAGNGYGFDVTTETVVNMKEAGIVDATAVQKAAVFSAVSGAALALTVDVIVHHRQPERQIKREPATRKRL from the coding sequence ATGCCGAGAGGCAAACCCCAACGCGTCGTCTTTCAGCCCAATACCTATCGCGGCTTCCAGCGCGGAGCTAACCAGATTGTCAATGCAGTGCGTCCTACATTGGGCCCGCGCTCGCGCACCGTGGTGATTCAGCGAGAATTGGACGACAAGACCCCCGAGATGCTGGATGACGGCGGCACCATTGTGAAGCGAATCATCGCGCTTGCTGACCGGGACGAGGATGTGGGCGCCATGTTCGTTCGCGAGATGCTCTGGCGTTTACATGATGAGGTGGGAGATGGCACAGCCGCCGCCGCCGTGCTGTTCCAGTCGATCTATAACCAGGGCATTCGTTACCTGGCTTCCGGCGGTAACGCCCGGATATTGGAGAAGCACCTGACGGAAGGACTCCAGATCATACTGGACCAACTGGGCGGGATGACCGAGCCGGTATCCGGCAAGCAGCAGTTGGCCCACCTGGCCGAAACGATCTGCTACGATCCGGCCATGGCCAGGCTACTGGGTGAGATATTTGACATAATCGGCGAGTTCGGAAGGCTCGAGATCCGCAAAGGGCGGACCCGGGATATGCGGCGTGAGTATGTGGAAGGGATGTACTGGGAGCGCGGCCTGATGTCCCGCCAGATGATCACCGATCACGCCAGGACGCGCAGCGAACTGCAGAACCCCCATATTCTGATCAGTGATTTGCAGATAGATGATCCCGCGCAATTGCTGCCGTTACTGGAGATGGCGAAACGGGAAAACATCAAGGGACTGCTGATCGTCGCGGGCAAGATCAGCGACAACGCGCTCTCCATTCTGTTGGCAAATCGGCAAGAGGAGGGATTCCAACCGGTTGCTGTCACGACGCCTGGCTATGGGGTGGAAGCGCAGCTTTGGGCCCTGGAAGACCTGGCTATCCTGACCGGTGGTCGTTCCTTCATCCAGGTGGCGGGAGATACCTTTGACGGTGTTCAACCCGAGGATCTGGGCAACGCCCGGCGCGCCTGGGCAGATTTGAAGAACTTCGGCATCATCGGCGGTGGCGGCGGCGCCAGGGCGTTGCGTAATCACATTGCTACCGTGCGCGCCTCTTATGATAACACGAAAAACCTGGTGTTGGTCGATAAGCTGAGAGAGCGGATCGGTAAGTTGCTGGGCGGATCGGCAACGCTATGGGTTGGCGCCAATACGGAATTGGAAGTGGATTTTCGAAAGGCAGTGGCCGACCGGACCGCGGCGGCCATGCGTACCGCCATGCTCGACGGAATCGTTCCTGGAGGGGGCGTTGCCTTGTTGGCCTGTCGCCCCGCTCTCCGGGAGCGATTGCAGCAAAGCGAGAGCGTCGACGAACGAGCAGCCTTCCAAATATTGATCAAGGCACTGGAGGCACCGATTCGTGCCATTCTGCAGAACGCCGGGCTCGACGCAAGCGACGTGATGGCCGACATCCGGCTGGCCGGAAATGGCTACGGATTCGATGTGACGACTGAGACTGTAGTCAACATGAAGGAGGCTGGCATCGTCGACGCGACCGCCGTGCAAAAGGCAGCTGTCTTTTCAGCCGTTTCCGGTGCAGCTCTGGCCCTGACGGTCGATGTTATCGTCCACCACAGGCAGCCTGAACGGCAGATCAAGCGCGAGCCTGCCACGAGAAAGCGCCTCTGA